In Chanodichthys erythropterus isolate Z2021 chromosome 9, ASM2448905v1, whole genome shotgun sequence, a genomic segment contains:
- the rps8b gene encoding 40S ribosomal protein S8b, whose translation MGISRDHWHKRRKTGGKRKPYHKKRKYELGRPPANTKIGSRRIHTVRVRGGNKKYRALRLDSGNYSWGSECCTRKTRIIDVVYNASNNELVRTKTLVKNCVVLVDSTPFRQWYEAHYILPLGRKKGAKLTPEEEEMLNKKRSKKVQKKINGRRKKSKISSLLEDQFLQGKLLACIASRPGQCGRADGYILEGKELEFYLRKIKAKKGK comes from the exons ATGG GTATCTCCAGGGATCACTGGCACAAGCGCCGTAAAACCGGAGGAAAAAGAAAGCCTTACCATAAGAAACGAAAGTATGAACTGGGTCGCCCTCCTGCAAACACGAAG ATCGGTTCCCGCCGTATTCACACAGTGCGCGTGCGGGGAGGCAATAAGAAATACCGCGCGCTGAGACTGGACAGCGGGAACTATTCCTGGGGCTCTGAGT GTTGTACTCGCAAAACCAGAATCATTGACGTTGTGTACAATGCCTCCAACAATGAGCTTGTGAGAACCAAAACCCTGGTGAAGAACTGCGTTGTTCTGGTGGACAGCACACCGTTCAGGCAGTGGTATGAAGCTCACTACATCCTTCCTCTGGGCCGCAAGAAAGGGGCGAAGCTG ACACCAGAAGAGGAGGAGATGTTGAACAAGAAACGGTCAAAGAAGGTTCAGAAGAAGATTAATGGCCGCAGGAAGAAGAGCAAGATTAGCAGTTTGCTGGAGGATCAGTTCCTGCAGGGAAAGCTTCTCG CCTGTATTGCGTCCAGGCCCGGCCAGTGCGGCAGAGCAGACGGATACATCTTGGAAGGGAAAGAGCTGGAGTTCTACCTCCGGAAGATCAAAGCCAAGAAAGGCAAATAG
- the elovl8b gene encoding ELOVL fatty acid elongase 8b — protein sequence METTWQRVESMHRWILENGDKRTDPWFLVYSPVPIICIFLCYLGVLWIGPKLMTHKEPVNLKAVLIVYNFSMVVLSVYMFHEFLVTSWLANYSYLCQPVDYSPSPLGMRMASVCWWFFFSKVIELSDTVFFILRKKNSQLTFLHVYHHGTMIFNWWAGVKFLAGGQSFFIGLLNTFVHIVMYSYYGLAALGPHMQKYLWWKRYLTSLQLVQFVLMTLHTGYNLFTECDFPDSMNAVVFAYCISLIILFSNFYYQSYITRKSKKS from the exons ATGGAAACAACGTGGCAGAGAGTGGAATCCATGCACCGCTGGATTCTAGAAAATGGGG ataaGCGGACGGACCCGTGGTTTCTAGTTTACTCTCCTGTACCGATCATCTGTATATTTTTGTGCTATCTTGGTGTTCTTTGGATTGGACCCAAACTTATGACACACAAGGAGCCAGTGAACCTAAAAGCAGTGCTTATTGTGTACAACTTTTCGATGGTTGTTTTGTCAGTTTACATGTTCCATGAG TTCTTGGTCACCTCTTGGCTGGCAAACTACAGTTATCTGTGTCAACCTGTGGACTACAGTCCCAGTCCACTGGGAATGAGG ATGGCCAGTGTATGCTGGTGGTTCTTCTTCTCTAAAGTCATTGAGCTTAGTGATACA GTCTTTTTCATCCTAAGAAAAAAGAATAGCCAACTCACATTTCTACATGTGTATCATCATGGTACAATGATCTTCAACTGGTGGGCAGGAGTTAAATTTCTGGCAGGAGGTCAAT CATTTTTTATTGGGCTGCTGAACACTTTTGTTCATATTGTGATGTATTCCTACTATGGCCTGGCCGCCCTGGGGCCTCACATGCAGAAGTATCTGTGGTGGAAGCGCTACCTCACCTCACTGCAGCTG GTCCAGTTTGTCTTGATGACTCTTCACACTGGATACAACCTCTTCACCGAGTGTGACTTCCCTGATTCCATGAATGCAGTTGTGTTTGCATACTGCATCAGCCTCATTATACTTTTCAGCAACTTTTACTACCAGAGCTACATAACCAGGAAGAGCAAGAAGTCTTAA